The genomic segment GTTCGAACGAGGGGAAAAGGCCAAAGCACACCAAAAAAAGAAACTCCATCTAAAACAAACCAGAAGTCGGAAGCTTCACCAAAAGTTAGCCTAAATCCGCTATATGTTACACTCCTTCCAATCCATTAGCACCAAAACCACTGCCACCAAAGACAAAACCAAATCCTATTATATCCAAGGTTACCTCTACAACAACACGTTCAAAAAGTCTGAAACCAGAGTCCTCACAATCACAACCACAAAAAGATCGCTAATCCGCCGAAAGTTCATCCACAAAACCGAAACATGCCTCATCAACCCCAGCTCCTAAATCAACAACAAATCCAAAGCCCGTTTCGCCTCATGTTTCGTCTTCATCGCCGCTTCCACAAAAAGTTTGCGCTTCACCACCTCCACCACAAAGTCCTAAACCAGAGCCCCAACAACCACCAAAGTTTGATAAGCCCCCAAAGGCTCAGTCCCCATCAACTTCGACAGCTAATCCCACACCAAAACCGAAGCCCGTTTCATCACCACCTGCACAAAGTCCTAAACCAGAGCCCTCACAACCACCACAGGCTGCGAAGCAACCAAATGCTCCTATTTCACTCACTTGTTATAGTGAAACCTCAAATCGTGCAACCACCACCGACTTATATCTTCTCTCCCACTCCAAGCCGGTCAAAATGTTGTCAGTCCACCAGCTACTGGTGTATCTTAcacaccacctccaccacctgaTGTTTCACATGCTACCTCATGTTTCTCCCCACCACCACCTGTCAACTCACCTCCTCCTCCACCAGTGCATTCGCCTCCACCACCTCTTGTCTTCTCCCCTGCCTAAGCATTCTCCCCCACCGCCACTAGTCTACTCGCACCCTCCACCCTAGTTTAGTCACCTCCCCCTCCACCACTGTTGCCTCCGCCGCCAATGTACTCCCCACAACAACCAGTTTTCTCACCACATCCTCCAGTATACTCTTCTCCGCCGCCACATATTTTTTCTCCACCTCCTCATGTATACTCTCCCTCGTCTCCATCGGTTCAATCACCGCAACTATTAATCCAATCTCCCTATCCACCTCAACCTGCTCCAATTTTCAAACCAGTCATCCTCCCACACACTTGAGTGCTAGTTATTCATCCCCATGTCACCCCAAATCCCAAGCTACTAAAATTCCTATCCTTTTATTTGTGACGATTACATAATGAGTTATTGTGTTACCACTTTTAGGTGAAAATCAGCTAGTTATTTTTTCATGTAGGATACATTTTGTGATTTAATTTGTGTTCTATGACTGAATTTTCATTAGGAGCGCTTGATAATTTCCGAGCATTTTTCCATTAAATTCCAATGATCATCATGCATCAACTTGCCAAGAACAATATATCAATTTTAATCcctcattattattattaaactaGAATTTCATTCGTGCGATGCACCAAATATTGTTTTATGTAATCAGTAATTAaaattagtatatatcaattgtttgaataattatttaaaaattattgagATTATATAATgagtatatttaaattttaaatattattataaaaaaatattatatcaaaatatttatgtcATTTGATATAACACTCAAATGATGATAAGAATATTTTGTCAATAAATTGATTTATTTATCGTGGTTAAATGAAACTgctattaataaaaaaatagaaaataaattttaaaaaatcatatattattctatttatcaaaattttaaacaataaataaacatttttcaaaaattcaatttttatgttatttattttatggataaattttgattaaaaatataattattttttcggacatgttaaaaatatttatattaaatttctattaaaatacatattttgaagttttattaagataaataataataataataataacaacaacaacaacttTACCGACACTCTTTTAAAAAGTTGAAAAacttaatattatataaaattttttatattttatttagggTGATAGAGAGTgttaaacataaaatatataaaagtaacgtacaacttaaaatcataatcgaaattaaatataatgataTAATCAATTCAAACACTTAAATgtagtttatattttcaatgaacatcaaatttaaatttgaattttataaaatatattaaaaagtattcacaattaatacatatttattttatatgcgggtatgtaggaccgagcgcttgtcgTTTTACTAAAACTATAACTGGtggtaatgatgcaactcaaatattttaatctgCACaccagctcaagcaccacggttcgatctcGCTACCAAGAAGAtacaattattgcactcaacaGTTTCTCATCCAATAATTGCActtcttgcaatcaatgagaatcgaacccgtgccattggttctgataccaattgcaggACCAAGCGCTTTCCGCTTTACCAAAAggtatagctggtggtaatggcgcaactcaaatattttaaactgcatagcagttcaagcaccacggttcgatctcGCTACCATGACAATTATCGCATCCAACATGGTAGATACTATCAATTAACTAATCAGAGTTTAAGCgccaaatgtatttttgaatgatttacttCACATCTGATATTGAACATTAcgctcttttttatttttattccgATAGAAAATTGATTCTCTCAACGTGATGCAGAAATCAGattgaattatttataaaatttataataacaTCTAAATATATCATAGTAACACAAAAACATATCccaaattaaatgaattgatataataaatgaaaaaatttagaattaatttatattttcaatagaATTAagtttcaatttaaataaagaaaataaaaaacatataattcataaattacatttgaattcATATAACAGTGAATTAAATTCGAATTTGAACGAAATGGTATAATCAATGTAAGTAATAattgaaatttatattttcaaatatctTCAATTCacgtttgaattttttaaaaaaacacataGAAgtctttataaaaatatatcaataaaaatttcataaaattaaattgttaatttcAACTTACTATTTTAGGTAAAAACTcaacttttatatatattagtaaaagatgcacatgcattgcatatgttattattattattatttttaatttgatcaaataatactaaacaattaaaacgaaattattttttcaatttagaagagttgtttgatttaaaaagaaagttttgtttaaatttttttatgtaaaatatggAGAAGTTTGAGTAAATTTTTAGTTGCTAAAGAGTGTAATTATGACACCAAAACATTTTGTATATGAATCATGAAAAACAATGGATTACAAAGTTTAAATATATATGTCAAACTCAATTTGTTACCTTATATGATACAGATTTTGAgcataaaacaaaaaacatttttttgaaGCGGTAACTTCGTCTCATGTGAAATAATGATAAACTGGTTGAACAAAACGGTGCCGTTCAGTCGAGCTTCATCGCCTTCAAGAACAAGTTGAAGCAACTTATCAGGGAAGGTATTTTAGTTTCATATATAATAGAATATCTAAAATATTAGAAACCCTATATTTCGGATCTTACTGCAGAGAACTCGAATCATTTTACAGAGAATCGAGGTACAACGATGACGGACAGTTCAGCGAAGCCTTCCCAGGCGGAAATAAAGCCCGAAGTTGAAGACACTGCCGCCGACGTACAGTCTAAACCTGCTGGCGGCAGCGGCGGAGGATGGGGCGGTTGGGGGTTTTCTACGTTTTCTTATCTCTCGGATCTTCAGAAAGCTGCTACTGTCGCCGCCGGAGAGATCTCTCGCAATGTACGTCTCCTTCCTTGCCAACCAATCATGTGAAGGAAATGTACCGCGGTCTTCCACTTCTTTACTTGCATTACTAACTGAGTAATTAGGTTGATTTAGTTTGTAAAATTACATGTTTGAAGTGAATGAGTTTAATATGTAGTCTGCAGCTGAAGCATTAGGTGGTAATCGGTCATCTTTTTGGTAATGTATTTGGTGTTGAAGGttattcttttcttttttgatATGGTCAATTGACAGCAATAAATGTGGCAAGATGCTTTTGCAAACCCTGtataattttcattttatgattttaattggAATTTTATGTTAGCATTATGATGGCTTTGGTATCAATTCGCTAGAATGGAGAGAAAATGGAAGAAACATACTGCCTTGATGTTGGTtcaaattttatgaaaatgttgacATGGTTCAGTAAGTCCATCATTAAAGAATTTCTCACTGTGATCATTAGTAGTGCTGATTTGGATCACAGAAATGGCATCAAATTGTTCGTTTCTTTTCTTGGCCTAGTTCTCTCAGTTATGAATTATGAGACATATTTCGTAGAACATGCAGGTTTTTTATTACCTGGATCAAATCTCTGAGTTTCTTTGGTGTATCATTTTGCTAAATGTTTGAGTCGTAAGGTATCTCAAATACAGGCTGTTGAGGTTGCTAGGACAGCAGCACAGAGCATTACTGATACTATGGCTGATGAACCTAAATCAGCTAACGAGTATAGTACAGAATCATCCTTGGTCGTAGATGAAAGTGATGAGGTGGACGAACTGCGCAAAAAAGCATTGGATAAACTAGAGAAAGCCAGTGAAGAAACTTTCCTTAGCCAGGTATGTCATGTGAAATAAAGGTGAGAAATTTATTGACTATCTTCACTTCAACACCTACATGTCTCCCTTCCCTTTTCACATTCGCCTCTTTCTTTTGACATTTTTCCGTCATTCTAAATTATTTTTCCTTCATCAAATTGTGATGAACAAGAGTGTGTGCTTAGCCCAGATCCAACATCCAAAGGAGCATTTCTGAAAACTTTATACTCTCGGCTGTTTCAAGCACAAGAATAAGGGCCTtggtttataattaatttatttcctTTATGTGTTGTAATTAGTATTCGAATAAACCGTGTGATATAGACATGGATTAAGTTTAAACAGTTTATATGGATAGGATTAGACAGTTATTTCATTAGTAGTTTGTTATGTAGaactatttgtatattttgGATGGTTATGGTATATAAAAATCTATCAgattatttctttaaaaaagGTTTGAAGAAACTGCAAGTTTCTCTCTTTTTCGAGCCTCACTTCAATATTTACAGTAGTCGTCTTGGAAGAACAAGGAAAAATGCATGCTGGAAATTAATGATCATAACGCAAATAGGCCCATTACACGATCCATTTCACAATCACTTGACATAAATACTATCCATTATATATTCAGAGGTTTCATTTCCTTGTCTCATTTCATTTTCCAATTcatacataaatatgataatGCCAATGCAGGGCTTGAAGGCACTCGATACTTCAGTGGAATCTCTTACGACAGGAGCTTGGCAAGCTTTAGGAACAGCATGGAAAGGAGGAGCGAATTTAGTTAACAAGTATGTCAGTACAGTTTCTTATTTTGGAACATAAACACACATTTAGTAGTTACTGTAAAAAActtgaaaaacaaataaaatgtaGTTTTTATAGTGATTAGCTGAGTTTGCGAGCTAGAGGATCATGGATCTTGAGAAGCTTGGCGGTTTAAAAGTTACCGCATTCAAATTTCAAGCTGAAGCATGTATCATGTTTCACTTCTCTCTATGCAGATTTGTTATGTTTTTTCAGTACGCATTAAAAATATATGTAAGGAATAGTATCATTAGTCTCAGTTTTGGAGTGAAACCCCAGTAGAAGATGGATGTGATCTCAGTATGGTTGCAGTGCTGTTAATATTTGATGGATGATATGCATACATTGAAAATTGAAAATGTTATATTTCCTGTTGTTGGTGTTACATGATGAAGCTGGCAGGTGTAGTGAGACACGCATCATGTTTTATGTGACAAACAACCGAAACATTTACTTTTGTGATCCTTAATTTTTGCTGTCTACTTTTCTAGGATTGAAAATTCAGCTTCCAACATTTCAGAGTCAATTCAACATGGTGGAGTTGCCGGACCAACTGGTACTGTTGCGCCATCTCTGTTGGAGGTTTGCACCAGGTTCTCTGTTCTTTTTCACTTTTTTCCAGAATTGTAACCCAATTTCTTGTCTTTCTTATATCATAGACGGGAAAAGTTTTGACAGCAAAGGGAATGCAAGTGCTTGAGCTAGTTGGAAAAGAAGCTATGGATCTTTTAATTTCAGAATCTGGGATCGATGTggataaacaaaccaaattaTCTGAGGGAAAGATAGATGAAGATCAACTGTTTGAAGAAGTTACTTTTGACAGATGCTTTTATATTTATGGAGGTCCAGAGCAATTGGAGGTATATGATTTGGAAATGTTGAATCAATTCATGTTTTTTTAATTGCTTGTTCCTAACTTCAAAGTTTGTTGCCTTGCAGGAGTTAGAAGCATTATCCAATCATTATGCACTATTATATAACCGAAGAAAGGGTAAGCTGTCCTCTGAACAAAAATCTATATATGATGGAAAGATTAAAGACATCCAGCACATTTTTGACATGGGTGTTGGACTTGATGGAGACCGTAATGAGTTTGGAAAAGGGAAGAAAATAGAGGATGGAAATATTGACAGTATTGACGAATTAAAGAATTTACATGAATCCAGTGTTCGCAAGGCTGCTGAATTAGCTGCAGGGTAAATTTTCCTTCattattcattttattttctGTTATTCTCCTATTATTTAGCTTGTGGCAGGTGCAAACTCATCTACGATAACCTACtaaattttgttgttttttgtGGAGAAAAGAATCTTGTGATCCGCGATGATTTGTGTTCAATGACTTTAATTTAGTTGAACCAcaaagatttcattttcatgTATATTATCTCTTTGCCTATGGGCCTTTTTGTTTTCATGATGCAAATTCTCATAGGGTTGCTGAACTGGTGTTATTCCAGCAATTGTTATTTAAAGTTTGGCATATTCTAGTGTAAAATTGATATCTTTCTTTTGCTTCCGTTTGTTCTTTTCCCTGGCTCTTATATTCATCCTGCATACGTTGTTTCAGAATCTTGTGAACAGGATCCCAATCTATGGAATTAAAACTGCTTCTGTATTTTATAATCTATTGTAGCTTCACAAGTGCTTTGGCTGGCCTGGCTCCAAATGACATAATTCAAAGAACTTCTGGGAGGCTTGATTCTCTTCATTCAGAGGGTGTTCATGTACGTAGAGGAGTTGAACTAGTAAGCAAGTTCTTTGGTTTTTTAAACACGTCAAGTGTGATTGATGCAAAACCTTTTGCTTTTCGTATCAGAGACTTTCTGAGATGTGCTGTTTTGCTGTAACTCAACTGCTGATGCTTGGGAAGTCTATTATATCTAATGCAAACAAAGTGCAAGATCAAGAGATTAGTGAGGAAACAGTAAAGATAGATTGGCCTGAAGATTCTTTTGAAAGAGCCAAGATAATCCGAGTGAGGACAGAATCTATGACAGGAAATATTGAAGCAGTTTTCCACAGTTTTGTTACTGGTAAATTTTATCCTAGATTTCTTCATGATGCTTGTCGTTCTGTAGCATCACAAAAAAATCATAAGTTCGCGGCCCTCGTAACCAAAAAAAACACTGTAATCATTTTGATATGAACTTCATTGCTCAGGCATATCAGACGTAACAGAGGCCTATTTGGCAGCTATTAAAAGTGCTACTGCTAATTCACAAGAAATTGTTCCTAAGAACTCTATCCAGCAGAAGGCCAGTGCATTTACCGAACATCTCCGGACTGATCATAGCATGGCTGTGGGGAAAATGCAGGATGGTATGCGATACTTGGCTTATGTCGTTCTCTCATCATCTATGCCTGCTGCTTGAAACGTGAGAATTTTAATTTGTGAATATTTCTTTCCGTTTAGTGCTTATCTGACCCATCTCCCTTTTTACATAAAACGCTATCACTTGATctcttttctgttttttttttttttttgctgtaCATTTTCCCGATGTTTTATACAAGGGAAGAACTCACATTTGTGGATAGTttattatgataaaaaaaaagaagataatACAGTTTATTTCTTGAGAAGTATATTTCTGTTGGAGTTTGGGGAGAATTGTTCTCAGAAAAGTTACTTCAATATTGTTGgttcattaaaaatatttcatgttagtATATCACCACGGATATCTCACCTTCGAGTATTCCATGGAATAGATCACCAGAATGGCCATTCTTGATTAGATTTACATTGTTAAATTCACTAGTGGCTTGGAGAATCTGCTGATATGTAAATGCATCACCAAGACTCGAAAAGTTCAGTGATGCTCCAAGAGGTGGAGGACTTTCACCTGATAGAACAGGCCCCACACTAATACCTCGTTGGTTTGTTGTGTCCCTCTTCCGAGTGCATAATCAGAAGCATGATGATAGATAGTACAAACGCAATGATCCCAACACCTCCaaaaataaaagcaaaaatCACAACTGATTTGTGGCTCTTTTTCTTGGATTGGGGAGGTCGTCTGATATTTGGTTCTCAAAAATTATCAAATACCAGGTTCTTGTCGGCACAGAATGAGGCACGTTCTGTTACATTCCTCTGACCAGTCATACTCTTTAGGCAATTCCTAATTAAAGATGTGTTGCCACGAGCATATACTGGAACTGGACCCTCGACATGTCGATAAATCTGAACCTCCTAACTGAAGGAGTAAGATTCCCATAGAACATATTGTTGGAAATGTTAAATACTGCCACACTAGCGTTGGGAGTTGAACCGGCATCGGGTAGCACACCAGTAAAATTATTCACAGACACATCAAGAAATGGCAACGAGAGAATTGACCACAACACATTCGGAAAATTGGCATTATCCCTTCGTGCCGAGCCGAGctgaactcttgaatgtttgagcttgacttgtttataatcgagacgagctcgagctttatttaacaaatatattcatggttcacgaggttattcaagcttttatcgaacttaaacgagctcaataaatataaattatacatttaaatattcattaaaagataaattatacatttagaaaaaatatataatattcttattaaaatttaatatatttttctatatgtttcataattaatgtgaaatcaataaattaaatgtcaaaattattatttttcatctaagatattacttatgaatttactaacgaacatgttcacaagctaacgagccgaatattgtagagcttgaacttggtttgtttatcttaacgaacCTCataatcgagcttcgaatagctcacaaacagTTTGATTCATTTATATTATTAGTTATAATCATTATGACTCAAAACCACAAACTGCAAACGAGTCAACCATGTTACCAGGTATCGGTCCTGATAAAGAATCGTTCCCAAGCGGAATTCGATGCAAACTTCTCAAATCCGCAGGCACGGGCCCTGATAGCATATTGGAGCCAAGATCAAGGTCAACTAGACTTGTTAGATCACCCAGTTGGGCGGGAACAGAGGACCAAAAACAGTTACCTGAAAGATTCAAGAACTGCAACCTAGACAATGTCCCAATGCTTGGT from the Primulina tabacum isolate GXHZ01 chromosome 8, ASM2559414v2, whole genome shotgun sequence genome contains:
- the LOC142554236 gene encoding uncharacterized protein LOC142554236 codes for the protein MTDSSAKPSQAEIKPEVEDTAADVQSKPAGGSGGGWGGWGFSTFSYLSDLQKAATVAAGEISRNAVEVARTAAQSITDTMADEPKSANEYSTESSLVVDESDEVDELRKKALDKLEKASEETFLSQGLKALDTSVESLTTGAWQALGTAWKGGANLVNKIENSASNISESIQHGGVAGPTGTVAPSLLETGKVLTAKGMQVLELVGKEAMDLLISESGIDVDKQTKLSEGKIDEDQLFEEVTFDRCFYIYGGPEQLEELEALSNHYALLYNRRKGKLSSEQKSIYDGKIKDIQHIFDMGVGLDGDRNEFGKGKKIEDGNIDSIDELKNLHESSVRKAAELAAGFTSALAGLAPNDIIQRTSGRLDSLHSEGVHRLSEMCCFAVTQLLMLGKSIISNANKVQDQEISEETVKIDWPEDSFERAKIIRVRTESMTGNIEAVFHSFVTGISDVTEAYLAAIKSATANSQEIVPKNSIQQKASAFTEHLRTDHSMAVGKMQDGMRYLAYVVLSSSMPAA